Proteins found in one Zea mays cultivar B73 chromosome 1, Zm-B73-REFERENCE-NAM-5.0, whole genome shotgun sequence genomic segment:
- the LOC100191502 gene encoding serine carboxypeptidase-like 18-like isoform X2 — translation MGDYYYRRRSPHLLPAAVLALLAVVVVVSSSLPSAAAAGAGRNVITHIKGFEGPLPFHLETGYVEVDEEHGARLFYYFIESERNPAEDPLILWITGGPGCSALSGLLFEIGPLKFDVAGYTEGFPRLVYFEDSWTKHHVFLRKWVAEHPEFASNPLYIGGDSYSGYTVPVTAMDIATSSDDEEPPKLNLVGYLVGNAATDDRYDTGGKVPFMHGMGLISDELYEAAKQGCGGDFYVAPDPTNARCASAMMAINMVTFAVNPVHILEPFCGAAVRAGGGSIFQGYGGGARRSMLVRDDVRHPGFFAKQRLGLPVECRDNGYRLSYIWADDPEVREALGILEGSIGSWSRCTMLSHYRHDVTTVIPYHVNLTKAGYRALVYNGDHDLDMTFVGTQEWIRSIGYPIVSDWRPWFANRQVAGFTRTYAHNLTFATVKGGGHTAPEYRPKECQAMLDRWTSEAGQL, via the exons ATGGGCGACTACTACTACCGCCGCCGCTCGCCGcacctcctcccggcggcggtgctggcgctgctcgccgtcgtcgtcgtcgtgagCAGCAGCCTCCCGagtgcggcggcggcgggggcgggCCGGAATGTGATCACGCACATCAAGGGCTTCGAAGGCCCTCTGCCCTTCCACCTCGAGACAGG GTACGTGGAGGTGGACGAGGAGCACGGCGCGCGCCTCTTCTACTACTTCATCGAGTCGGAGAGGAACCCGGCGGAGGACCCGCTCATCCTCTGGATCACCGGCGGCCCCGGATGCTCCGCGCTCTCTGGACTCCTCTTCGAGATCG GACCCCTCAAGTTCGATGTGGCGGGGTACACGGAAGGGTTCCCGCGGCTGGTCTACTTCGAGGATTCATGGACCAAG CACCACGTGTTCCTCCGCAAGTGGGTGGCGGAGCACCCCGAGTTCGCGTCCAACCCGCTGTACATCGGCGGCGACTCCTACTCGGGCTACACCGTGCCCGTGACggcgatggacatcgccaccagcaGCGACGACGAGGAGCCGCCGAAGCTGAACCTTGTGGGCTACCTGGTGGGCAACGCCGCGACGGACGACCGGTACGACACGGGGGGCAAGGTGCCGTTCATGCACGGCATGGGGCTCATCTCCGACGAGCTGTACGAGGCGGCGAAGCAGGGCTGCGGCGGCGACTTCTACGTGGCGCCGGACCCCACCAACGCGCGGTGCGCCAGCGCGATGATGGCCATCAACATGGTGACCTTCGCCGTGAACCCCGTGCACATCCTGGAGCCCTTCTGCGGCGCGGCCGTGCGGGCCGGCGGCGGCAGCATCTTCCAGGGCTACGGCGGCGGCGCGAGGCGGTCGATGCTGGTGCGTGACGACGTCCGCCACCCGGGCTTCTTCGCCAAGCAGCGGCTGGGCCTGCCCGTGGAGTGCAGGGACAACGGGTACCGGCTGTCCTACATCTGGGCCGACGACCCGGAGGTGAGGGAGGCGCTCGGCATCCTCGAGGGTTCCATTGGTTCGTGGAGCCGGTGCACCATGCTGTCGCACTACAGGCACGACGTCACCACCGTCATCCCCTACCATGTCAACCTCACCAAGGCAGGATACAGGGCGCTTGTGTACAA CGGCGATCATGACCTAGACATGACCTTCGTGGGCACCCAAGAGTGGATCAGAAGCATCGGCTACCCCATCGTCAGCGACTGGAGACCATGGTTCGCCAACCGACAGGTCGCAGG GTTCACAAGAACATACGCCCACAACCTTACTTTCGCCACTGTGAAG GGAGGAGGGCACACAGCTCCGGAGTACAGGCCGAAAGAGTGTCAGGCCATGTTGGATCGATGGACATCAGAAGCAGGCCAACTCTGA
- the LOC100191502 gene encoding Serine carboxypeptidase-like 18-like precursor, with protein sequence MGDYYYRRRSPHLLPAAVLALLAVVVVVSSSLPSAAAAGAGRNVITHIKGFEGPLPFHLETGYVEVDEEHGARLFYYFIESERNPAEDPLILWITGGPGCSALSGLLFEIGPLKFDVAGYTEGFPRLVYFEDSWTKVSNVIFLDAPVGTGFSYSREEAGLNVSLTESGRQHHVFLRKWVAEHPEFASNPLYIGGDSYSGYTVPVTAMDIATSSDDEEPPKLNLVGYLVGNAATDDRYDTGGKVPFMHGMGLISDELYEAAKQGCGGDFYVAPDPTNARCASAMMAINMVTFAVNPVHILEPFCGAAVRAGGGSIFQGYGGGARRSMLVRDDVRHPGFFAKQRLGLPVECRDNGYRLSYIWADDPEVREALGILEGSIGSWSRCTMLSHYRHDVTTVIPYHVNLTKAGYRALVYNGDHDLDMTFVGTQEWIRSIGYPIVSDWRPWFANRQVAGFTRTYAHNLTFATVKGGGHTAPEYRPKECQAMLDRWTSEAGQL encoded by the exons ATGGGCGACTACTACTACCGCCGCCGCTCGCCGcacctcctcccggcggcggtgctggcgctgctcgccgtcgtcgtcgtcgtgagCAGCAGCCTCCCGagtgcggcggcggcgggggcgggCCGGAATGTGATCACGCACATCAAGGGCTTCGAAGGCCCTCTGCCCTTCCACCTCGAGACAGG GTACGTGGAGGTGGACGAGGAGCACGGCGCGCGCCTCTTCTACTACTTCATCGAGTCGGAGAGGAACCCGGCGGAGGACCCGCTCATCCTCTGGATCACCGGCGGCCCCGGATGCTCCGCGCTCTCTGGACTCCTCTTCGAGATCG GACCCCTCAAGTTCGATGTGGCGGGGTACACGGAAGGGTTCCCGCGGCTGGTCTACTTCGAGGATTCATGGACCAAGGTGAGCAACGTGATCTTCCTTGACGCGCCGGTGGGGACGGGCTTCTCCTACTCGCGGGAGGAGGCCGGCCTGAACGTGAGCCTGACGGAGTCCGGGCGGCAGCACCACGTGTTCCTCCGCAAGTGGGTGGCGGAGCACCCCGAGTTCGCGTCCAACCCGCTGTACATCGGCGGCGACTCCTACTCGGGCTACACCGTGCCCGTGACggcgatggacatcgccaccagcaGCGACGACGAGGAGCCGCCGAAGCTGAACCTTGTGGGCTACCTGGTGGGCAACGCCGCGACGGACGACCGGTACGACACGGGGGGCAAGGTGCCGTTCATGCACGGCATGGGGCTCATCTCCGACGAGCTGTACGAGGCGGCGAAGCAGGGCTGCGGCGGCGACTTCTACGTGGCGCCGGACCCCACCAACGCGCGGTGCGCCAGCGCGATGATGGCCATCAACATGGTGACCTTCGCCGTGAACCCCGTGCACATCCTGGAGCCCTTCTGCGGCGCGGCCGTGCGGGCCGGCGGCGGCAGCATCTTCCAGGGCTACGGCGGCGGCGCGAGGCGGTCGATGCTGGTGCGTGACGACGTCCGCCACCCGGGCTTCTTCGCCAAGCAGCGGCTGGGCCTGCCCGTGGAGTGCAGGGACAACGGGTACCGGCTGTCCTACATCTGGGCCGACGACCCGGAGGTGAGGGAGGCGCTCGGCATCCTCGAGGGTTCCATTGGTTCGTGGAGCCGGTGCACCATGCTGTCGCACTACAGGCACGACGTCACCACCGTCATCCCCTACCATGTCAACCTCACCAAGGCAGGATACAGGGCGCTTGTGTACAA CGGCGATCATGACCTAGACATGACCTTCGTGGGCACCCAAGAGTGGATCAGAAGCATCGGCTACCCCATCGTCAGCGACTGGAGACCATGGTTCGCCAACCGACAGGTCGCAGG GTTCACAAGAACATACGCCCACAACCTTACTTTCGCCACTGTGAAG GGAGGAGGGCACACAGCTCCGGAGTACAGGCCGAAAGAGTGTCAGGCCATGTTGGATCGATGGACATCAGAAGCAGGCCAACTCTGA
- the LOC100191502 gene encoding serine carboxypeptidase-like 18-like isoform X1, whose translation MGDYYYRRRSPHLLPAAVLALLAVVVVVSSSLPSAAAAGAGRNVITHIKGFEGPLPFHLETGYVEVDEEHGARLFYYFIESERNPAEDPLILWITGGPGCSALSGLLFEIACMAQWMTQFFPSEFRNWTNIWGSWFLDLCYQEEESCSSTTSPIGPLKFDVAGYTEGFPRLVYFEDSWTKVSNVIFLDAPVGTGFSYSREEAGLNVSLTESGRQHHVFLRKWVAEHPEFASNPLYIGGDSYSGYTVPVTAMDIATSSDDEEPPKLNLVGYLVGNAATDDRYDTGGKVPFMHGMGLISDELYEAAKQGCGGDFYVAPDPTNARCASAMMAINMVTFAVNPVHILEPFCGAAVRAGGGSIFQGYGGGARRSMLVRDDVRHPGFFAKQRLGLPVECRDNGYRLSYIWADDPEVREALGILEGSIGSWSRCTMLSHYRHDVTTVIPYHVNLTKAGYRALVYNGDHDLDMTFVGTQEWIRSIGYPIVSDWRPWFANRQVAGFTRTYAHNLTFATVKGGGHTAPEYRPKECQAMLDRWTSEAGQL comes from the exons ATGGGCGACTACTACTACCGCCGCCGCTCGCCGcacctcctcccggcggcggtgctggcgctgctcgccgtcgtcgtcgtcgtgagCAGCAGCCTCCCGagtgcggcggcggcgggggcgggCCGGAATGTGATCACGCACATCAAGGGCTTCGAAGGCCCTCTGCCCTTCCACCTCGAGACAGG GTACGTGGAGGTGGACGAGGAGCACGGCGCGCGCCTCTTCTACTACTTCATCGAGTCGGAGAGGAACCCGGCGGAGGACCCGCTCATCCTCTGGATCACCGGCGGCCCCGGATGCTCCGCGCTCTCTGGACTCCTCTTCGAGATCG CCTGTATGGCGCAATGGATGACCCAGTTTTTCCCATCTGAATTCCGCAATTGGACAAATATATGGGGAAGCTGGTTCTTGGACTTGTGTTATCAAGAAGAAGAGTCATGCTCCTCCACCACCTCCCCCATTG GACCCCTCAAGTTCGATGTGGCGGGGTACACGGAAGGGTTCCCGCGGCTGGTCTACTTCGAGGATTCATGGACCAAGGTGAGCAACGTGATCTTCCTTGACGCGCCGGTGGGGACGGGCTTCTCCTACTCGCGGGAGGAGGCCGGCCTGAACGTGAGCCTGACGGAGTCCGGGCGGCAGCACCACGTGTTCCTCCGCAAGTGGGTGGCGGAGCACCCCGAGTTCGCGTCCAACCCGCTGTACATCGGCGGCGACTCCTACTCGGGCTACACCGTGCCCGTGACggcgatggacatcgccaccagcaGCGACGACGAGGAGCCGCCGAAGCTGAACCTTGTGGGCTACCTGGTGGGCAACGCCGCGACGGACGACCGGTACGACACGGGGGGCAAGGTGCCGTTCATGCACGGCATGGGGCTCATCTCCGACGAGCTGTACGAGGCGGCGAAGCAGGGCTGCGGCGGCGACTTCTACGTGGCGCCGGACCCCACCAACGCGCGGTGCGCCAGCGCGATGATGGCCATCAACATGGTGACCTTCGCCGTGAACCCCGTGCACATCCTGGAGCCCTTCTGCGGCGCGGCCGTGCGGGCCGGCGGCGGCAGCATCTTCCAGGGCTACGGCGGCGGCGCGAGGCGGTCGATGCTGGTGCGTGACGACGTCCGCCACCCGGGCTTCTTCGCCAAGCAGCGGCTGGGCCTGCCCGTGGAGTGCAGGGACAACGGGTACCGGCTGTCCTACATCTGGGCCGACGACCCGGAGGTGAGGGAGGCGCTCGGCATCCTCGAGGGTTCCATTGGTTCGTGGAGCCGGTGCACCATGCTGTCGCACTACAGGCACGACGTCACCACCGTCATCCCCTACCATGTCAACCTCACCAAGGCAGGATACAGGGCGCTTGTGTACAA CGGCGATCATGACCTAGACATGACCTTCGTGGGCACCCAAGAGTGGATCAGAAGCATCGGCTACCCCATCGTCAGCGACTGGAGACCATGGTTCGCCAACCGACAGGTCGCAGG GTTCACAAGAACATACGCCCACAACCTTACTTTCGCCACTGTGAAG GGAGGAGGGCACACAGCTCCGGAGTACAGGCCGAAAGAGTGTCAGGCCATGTTGGATCGATGGACATCAGAAGCAGGCCAACTCTGA